A window of Agrobacterium tumefaciens contains these coding sequences:
- a CDS encoding glycosyltransferase family 2 protein, translating into MEGFGHSGIRTLIVIPCLNEAKTIEGLLVKFTGAMQGRLFRIVVADGGSTDGTRDIVAAFAAKDERVTLLANPKRIQSAGINLAVATFGEDFDYLIRIDAHGDYPDDYCQRLIEDAERTGADSVVVAMDTVGNGLFQKATAIAQNSKLGNGGSKHREGAKGHWIDHGHHALMRIAAFDAVGGYDESFSHNEDAELDFRLRKSGFRIWMTDKTRMTYYPRASVMPLFKQYLAYGRGRAKNLLKHRSIPKIRQMIPLAVLPVFVLALLSLVHWAALIPLGLWIAACVGYGLWMAIGQKNPYGPLAAFSAMVMHLAWSTGFWLELLKFRGRKAVS; encoded by the coding sequence ATGGAAGGTTTCGGTCATTCCGGCATCAGAACGCTGATCGTCATACCCTGCCTCAATGAGGCGAAGACGATCGAGGGGCTGCTTGTCAAATTCACCGGCGCGATGCAGGGTCGCCTGTTCCGCATCGTCGTTGCCGATGGCGGCAGCACGGATGGAACGCGCGACATCGTTGCCGCCTTTGCGGCAAAGGACGAACGCGTCACGCTTCTTGCCAACCCGAAGCGTATCCAGAGCGCAGGCATCAATCTTGCCGTCGCCACCTTCGGCGAGGATTTCGATTACCTCATCCGCATCGACGCCCATGGCGATTATCCCGATGATTATTGCCAGCGGCTGATCGAGGACGCCGAGCGGACGGGTGCGGACTCCGTCGTCGTCGCCATGGATACGGTCGGCAACGGCCTGTTCCAGAAGGCCACGGCCATCGCCCAGAATTCCAAGCTCGGCAATGGTGGCTCGAAGCACCGCGAAGGCGCGAAAGGCCATTGGATCGATCACGGCCACCACGCGCTGATGCGGATTGCCGCTTTCGATGCGGTCGGCGGTTATGACGAGAGCTTCAGCCACAATGAGGATGCGGAGCTGGATTTCCGGCTGCGCAAATCCGGGTTCCGCATCTGGATGACCGACAAGACCCGCATGACCTATTATCCGCGGGCCAGCGTCATGCCGCTCTTCAAGCAATATCTCGCCTATGGCCGCGGCCGGGCCAAGAACCTGTTGAAACATCGCTCGATCCCGAAAATCCGCCAGATGATTCCGCTCGCCGTGCTGCCGGTCTTCGTGCTTGCGCTGCTGTCGCTTGTGCACTGGGCGGCACTTATTCCGCTCGGCCTCTGGATTGCCGCATGTGTGGGTTATGGCTTGTGGATGGCAATAGGTCAGAAAAATCCATACGGCCCACTCGCCGCCTTTTCGGCGATGGTGATGCATCTGGCCTGGTCCACCGGCTTCTGGCTGGAACTCCTGAAATTCCGGGGAAGAAAGGCTGTCTCATGA
- a CDS encoding glycosyltransferase has product MTDNTVTRPHFSKTVDIGICTYRRPALVATLLSLFELEVPEGVKVRLIVADNDEEPSAKASVDRLRETAPFEITYVHCPKSNISIARNACLSECKADYLAFIDDDETAPPQWLNALLKKADETGAEAVLGPVTAVYRDNAPGWMKRGDFHSTLPVWVNGEIITGYTCNTLLKMDAPSVKGRRFALALGQSGGEDTHFFSHLHAAGGRIVFAEDAMLSEPVPENRASFMWLAKRRFRSGQTHGRVLAEKKPGARRAVQVVKAGSKVVYCALFAALTSFNAVRRNRYALRGALHMGSMSGAFGVREIRQYGAVEAT; this is encoded by the coding sequence ATGACCGACAACACCGTCACCCGCCCGCATTTTTCGAAAACCGTCGATATCGGTATCTGCACCTACAGACGCCCGGCGCTTGTCGCCACACTTCTGTCACTCTTCGAACTGGAGGTGCCGGAAGGCGTGAAAGTTCGGCTGATTGTCGCCGATAATGACGAGGAGCCCAGCGCCAAGGCAAGCGTCGATCGCCTGCGCGAAACCGCGCCCTTCGAGATCACCTATGTGCATTGCCCGAAATCCAATATTTCGATTGCCCGCAATGCCTGCCTGTCGGAATGCAAGGCGGATTATCTTGCCTTCATCGATGATGACGAAACCGCCCCGCCGCAATGGCTCAATGCCCTTCTGAAAAAGGCGGACGAGACCGGCGCGGAAGCGGTCCTCGGCCCCGTCACGGCCGTCTATCGGGACAACGCGCCGGGCTGGATGAAACGCGGCGATTTCCATTCAACGCTTCCGGTCTGGGTGAATGGCGAAATCATCACCGGCTATACCTGCAACACGCTGCTCAAGATGGATGCGCCATCGGTGAAGGGCCGGCGCTTCGCGCTGGCGCTCGGCCAGAGCGGCGGTGAGGACACCCATTTCTTCTCGCACCTTCACGCCGCCGGCGGCCGCATCGTTTTTGCGGAAGATGCCATGCTGTCCGAACCCGTGCCGGAAAATCGCGCAAGCTTCATGTGGCTTGCCAAACGCCGCTTCCGCTCCGGCCAGACCCACGGCCGTGTGCTGGCTGAAAAGAAGCCCGGTGCTCGCCGTGCGGTTCAAGTGGTGAAAGCCGGCTCGAAAGTAGTTTATTGCGCCCTCTTTGCTGCCCTGACCAGCTTCAACGCCGTGCGCCGCAACCGTTATGCGTTGCGTGGCGCACTGCATATGGGTTCAATGAGCGGCGCCTTCGGTGTGCGTGAAATCCGCCAATATGGTGCGGTGGAGGCGACCTGA
- a CDS encoding glycosyltransferase family 2 protein, with protein MENLTSPPDISFVIAAYNAADTIEAAIQSALDQQGVTLEVIVVDDRSADDTIPFVEAIAAIDPRVRLLALEENRGPGGARNAGIEAATGRWIAVLDSDDVIRPERSACMLCRAQAAGAAIVVDNLDVVYTDGRPMETMFSEEFLEERPVLTLEDFISSNILFRSTFNFGYMKPMFRRDFLNSEGLRFREDIRIGEDYILLASALAAGGLCVIEPKPGYIYNIREGSISRVLELHHVEAMMRADEDFLSHYTLLPTAMDAQQARTRSLQLAHNFLTLVENIKRRSVLGALKTTIKDPAVLGHLRMPIAVRLRRLRDAIFAPAANTGVKRQIS; from the coding sequence ATGGAAAACCTTACCTCGCCGCCCGATATCAGCTTCGTCATCGCCGCCTATAATGCCGCCGATACGATTGAAGCCGCCATTCAAAGCGCACTCGACCAGCAGGGCGTGACTCTGGAAGTGATCGTCGTCGATGACCGGTCCGCCGACGATACCATTCCCTTCGTTGAAGCGATCGCCGCCATCGATCCGCGCGTGCGGCTGCTTGCGCTCGAAGAAAACCGGGGTCCGGGCGGTGCACGCAATGCCGGTATCGAAGCCGCGACCGGCCGCTGGATCGCCGTGCTCGATTCCGACGATGTCATCCGCCCGGAGCGTTCCGCCTGCATGTTGTGCAGGGCACAAGCCGCGGGTGCAGCGATCGTTGTCGATAATCTCGATGTTGTCTACACCGATGGGCGGCCGATGGAGACGATGTTTTCGGAAGAGTTTCTTGAGGAAAGGCCGGTCCTGACGCTTGAGGACTTCATTTCCTCCAACATCCTGTTCCGCTCCACTTTCAATTTCGGCTACATGAAACCGATGTTCCGGCGCGATTTCCTCAATAGCGAGGGGCTGCGCTTCCGCGAGGACATCCGCATCGGCGAGGATTATATCCTGCTCGCCTCGGCGCTCGCCGCCGGCGGCCTCTGCGTCATCGAACCGAAGCCGGGCTATATCTACAATATCCGCGAGGGCTCGATTTCGCGCGTGCTTGAACTGCACCACGTTGAGGCGATGATGCGGGCCGATGAGGATTTCCTGAGCCACTATACTCTTCTGCCCACCGCCATGGACGCGCAGCAAGCGAGGACCCGCAGCCTTCAGCTTGCGCATAATTTTCTGACTTTGGTGGAAAACATCAAGCGCCGCTCGGTACTTGGCGCTTTGAAGACCACGATCAAAGATCCCGCCGTATTGGGGCATTTGCGAATGCCCATTGCAGTGCGGCTGAGGAGGCTGCGGGACGCGATATTTGCGCCCGCGGCGAATACAGGGGTGAAAAGGCAGATTTCATAA